The Drosophila bipectinata strain 14024-0381.07 chromosome 3L, DbipHiC1v2, whole genome shotgun sequence region agagatagagagagtTAGAGGGAGAGAAAGACTAAGAGAGAGAGTGAGACGTTCTCTGCGCCTGCTCATGGGACCCATGGGGGTTTTGGGGGCTCTGGGTTTTGGGTcttgggtttttggggtttggggTTTGGGTTTTGGTCTTTGGGTTTTATGTTTCGGGTTCGGGTCGCCTTCGCTGTCGGCTCAACATCAAAAAACATTTCTGCCCGTTTGTCTCTGGGCCTTATGagcattttataattttccttATTGCCGCCGTAGCGCTGTGTTTTTACTTTTCTGGCTTGTGTGTGTCTGCCGCCGCTACGCTTAAGTAGAGGCTTATGTATCCTTCAGCCAAGAACTCAATTGAAGGTGTCTCCTCCCCAAATAAGGTGTCTATTTGGCAACCATTTCAAAGAAACTAATTTGGTTTagtgctactgctgctgctgctgctgccttttCCTTGATGGAAATTAATTTGGTTTTATGAGCGATTTATTTCCAATTGCCGATGCTCTATAAATATCTCTGTTGCAATATGGACTATGGTTTATAGTATCATTGCATTTTGGGTCAGCAGATACGAATTTCCCCTCCAGAGCAGCTAATTATGTTTGTTTATGGACGCCGTGtcataaataatgtttaatcCTTTATAAACATTCGTGTTTCTTTGCCATCAAACAGAGAACCTGCTTGATGGACCCATTAAGGCTGTTTCATATATAAAAACTTAATCGAGTCACTTAATCATTAATTGCTaatgaattaaatattttattgcctgTAAATCCGCTCAAAAAATGGCCACAATAATTTCCCATCATTATTATTGAAGCGTAACCAATTAAAATGCACCCAGTCAGAAATATTCGTTAATTTCAAgcatattttttcatttgaatggccaacgctgcgtatgcgtattattaatttaaagcaTTGCTCATACGTCATGTTGCGCCAGAGGACAGAACAAGAAAAGGATACCCACCGCGTGCTACCCACAACAATTCGATTACAAgttgatttattatttaaattgcgTGTACCAAGCAAATATTGGCAATAACAAGGAAAAGGGGAATTCTCCGAACTGTGAACCGACGAGAGGGCTCACCTACACAAAAAGAAATCAAACAGAGCCTGGAGACTAAGCATAAAATATGTATTCAACCATCCTGTAGATACTTTTATCAGTGTACAACTTTTGGCTTACATAATGAAGGAATGTTGACCGCTTCTAGCTGGTCGTGAGTTTCATTTTGCTATTCAAATTAATTGCAAAACTCATAAAAAACTTTAGAGACTCGTGCTTATCAGTTGGCCAGCATCGCCAGCTGTAACGGTTGCAATCTACTTGGCCCACTCCATCCAAGCCCCCAATCCCCGAAAAAACTTTTGCCCTGATGGCCCTGACAAGCAGAAAATCAGGAGCGAATAAAGTGTGGTGGAGTGGGCCGAGCGAGATCCAAAGGACGTGCAAGTGACCCGAAGAGCTGTCGGTCCATATCCTAGGCCGCAGCGAATTTGTGGGTGGAAAACGGTGGAGTGGCTGGCTGGCTAAGGCCAATGGCGTAATTTATGTAGGCCCGCTAAGCCTTTCCATGCGTGAAATGTGATTATATCTGCGTATAAATACGCATACAACTGTGACCACGTACGGTTGAAAGTGTGGGTGGTTATTTTGGACGGGATATATACGGGATACATGTAAcacatatatgtttatatagaTTATAGTGTGTGGATAACCAGGGTCGCAcaaaagattttaaattataatagtAGCCCAAATAACAAGTATAGAAGCTGGcattcaaagaaaaatatactATACGAGAGTCctccctaaaaaaaaaactcttttaataatatttatctaTCCAGTCATAAATAAGAAAACCGACTGAAGACTACAATGAAATCCCCTTGATAATTGCCCACAAAGGCAATATTTCTATAGGAAACTGAGCATAAACCACCAAGGATCAAGATGAAACGAGGAAGAAAACTATCCGAATTGAAATACCCAGGGGCTTAAGGACAATATGCAGTCGGTCGTTAACCAAATCCGATGATAACAAAACAACAGCTGCAATGACAGGACTCGGCTGGCTGCGCTGCGCTgctattgctgctgctgcatggCTGCTGCGCTGCTTTTGCTGCATTAAGCGCGTCATCGCacaaacacacgcacacccaAACACTCATACTCACGCACTGGCACAGGGACAAAAGGTTTGTTGTTGCGCCAAAAACCAAGCCAAGGATTTTTCGCACATTTACGCCAGCAAATGGACTAAAGCTATTGCGCTGAGAAAAAATCTTAGATAAATGTTTAATGTAAgatttagaaataaaatagaCATTTCTAAACTTTATTTGAAACCTCTCTTCTGAAACATACATAATGCATAATGCAATggggcgtatacttaatatttgtaaatgtttatttaaaaaaaaaagcacaagtGTTAGATTTTAAAGgtaaacaaatacaaataccacaaggaaatacttttttttttagttaagtATCTATAATCCCTATCCCATATAAGACAATGacaacagggcgtatgattAATATTAAAGTTTATATGAAGAACTTAGAGATAAAgactaaaaactaaacaatACCCACAAAACTAATATAgcttataattataaaaaatttgtgCAGTGTCCTGCTGCTCTTTGCTGCCCCattctctctttctctcctACAGACGACCTTCACTCTTATATGgccaacctttttttttgtttgttctaCACTTTTTTGAATAACTTTTTTGCTCTGGCCCGCTGCTGGATAAATTAATATCATAAGTGCGGGTACTAGGGGGTATTTGACTAATGTGTGGAGGCGGCTTTAAATAGGCCAACTATGCATCAGTGGtcgcagctgcagcagcaggaacaacaaaaacaacttgTTGTGTTGCATGCCAGCCACGAGGTGCaattaaaaaatggttttaaaaGCTTTAGCCACTTAAAAAGGACATGGACTGTTAAAAAAGATTgtagatattaaaaatatccatttttttttgtgtttttttttccaatttttttgtgCGGCTGTTGTATTCTTGggcgagcagcagcagagagaacaacaacagcaacattcGCGGATACACACATTTTCACAAATCAAAAAAGCAAACGAATATTGCCACACacactcccacacacacacacatactcctacccacacatacacatgGGCAAGAGAGACAGACAGGAGAAAATCTCTCGCAAGCCGCTTTTTATGGATTTTCTGGGCAGGCAATCTGCTTTTTCTGATGTTTGATTAAACAATTGTTTTATgccttaatatttttaatattgtcTAAATACATGCGTTTTTGTTGATGATCTCTCGACCATGTTCTGCTTCTTAAAATCTGCGGAAAATTGTTtagctcacacacacatacgctTTTTCGGTTTATTACATTTTACACTTGTCGCCTCTTACACTAGATTCCGCCACCTCCTTGCTCTTTCTCCTTCTCCTCCGATCCGCTAGCCGCACATTTTTCTCCGCACTATTTCAGACACTCCGTGTACATTTTCTCATCagctttttggcttttctttttactttttgctTAACTTTAGCtcgcttttggccaaatttgAATTTACAATTTTCTGTTAGCCTGCTGCACGCACGATGGCCAAAAAGCTTGGCCCAAACTGCGTCCCGCTGGCTGAAAGCGCTCAACTCTTTTGGGCGCTGCTCTGAGTTCAAACGTTCTCGACAAACTGaaagtgaaaattgaaaacgaCAGAAAGGCAAAAAGCGCCAGCGCCTCCGACCCTCGCCATCCGaatctgaatccgaatccgggACACTAGAAATACATATGCTCTCGGAGTCGGCGCACTGCCCGGAGCAAGTGGTGGCCACTGAAACAGAACAGAtgttgctactgctgctgccttTCGAAAGCGGTGGCGGGCGTGAATGAGTTctgataaaatatttattgccaGCACAATGCCAATTGCTTCTGAGTTAACAAGTTTCTGGGTAATGTCACAAGGATATAGCACAAATCAATCCAATTATTTTTTACTAAGGGGGTAATGTGCATAAATAggttaacaaaaaatatattatttcttACCAataccgatccttttgaaatctaaaggattatatttttaaagaaatcttTATATTTGATGCCACATATCAAGAATGAGTTCAATGACAAGTTCATtgaattatattttgttttccaaAATATGCATCCTTATCAAAAGCCTTATCTTTGTCCCATtcttcttcaaaaacaaaagccaaaaattcactgatttattatttattgacttgctattaaaataaaatctaacTTTGAGTTTACAAATATCACTGAATATCTATCAAGGATATGGCGCATGTGCACATGCCAGGCAAACAAGGTTTTCTCACAAAAGGGAACTAAAGCAAGGGTCCATCGACCTTTTGAGTTTCAGTTTCACAATTTAACTAATCGATTTAAGTTTAAGTTTTCAAATCTTCCCAAAAATCAAACTGAAATTCAAAACAccaaatggaaaataattaaaggaGAGGCACTCCTTAATAAGTTGTATGCCATTTCATCTACTTTGTGGCTGGAGCGGCTTTAGCATCGGGATTCGATTCGTTAAACTGTTTGTGCCACTCCAAGTTCATCTTGGTAACAGATTCTCCTCGTTTGGCGGCCTGTTTTCCACTATAAATCATGATCGCACAACCAATGGCCGTTAATCCAATCATGATGTTGGCCAATCGTATGCGCATTTTGTTCCGACAACGCTCCATCTCATCCTGGCtgataattataataataatgtttGATAACAACCTGTTGCAATCCAAATTGATGGCCTTACTCACCTCACAAAACTTGGAACCTCCGCCTGGGACTTGTATTTGCCGCTCCATACCAACATCTTCCTCTCGAGATTGTTGGGTTCGTGGTTTTTGATAGTTTGTCGCATCAGTTGGGTGGTTCCAAAGGAACGGCGCACCATGGCCCCTACCATCGCAGCTttgttaaacattttaaatactttGTTGATTTCCGACTGTAAATATAGCAATCCACCGGAATTTTATGCAATTGACTAGGGTTGTCAAtatcaaaacaaaacacaatatatcgatattattattataaacatGATATCGAAACTAAACtaattctttcttttattttattaaaaatactctgtaaatatttaagactAAACGGTGTTAGGCAAACGAAGACTTTTATAATTTGGTGCTTTAAAACTAgaagtaaaatatttaaaatcgattaatcaaaaatcaaaacttGGCGCCTTTCTACGAAAAAGCTTAACATCACTGTTTTTCAGTGTTTTTAAACTCTGACCACCTGGAGACTTGTGCTTCTTCTTCCAACCCCCTTCTTAATTTCGCTTGTGGTGCTGAAGTcgggaaaattattttatccGGCTTGCCACACGGTCAAATAGCGATTTTTCCATCAAGGTCATCTGAGAGATCCTGCCGCCACCCACCACAAAGGAATCCCCAAAGATGAGCGAATACACGATCATTCTGCAGCGAGAGTTCCCCAAAATCGACTCGGAGCTCTTGACATACGTTGAGGGAGTGCTTTCTGGAAGCGAGGAAGACTTCGAGACCGGCGACGATGTCTTTGATGCAGTGGGTGACATCCTGCAGAGCGTGGATTGTGACCGGCCTGAGGAGAGTATACGGGAGCTGTGCGACCAGTTCCTGAACATTATGAAGAACAATGGGGTCAGCGTGGAACGCAAGGTTCTCAATGCACCCGTAAACATTGCTGAGATGGCCAAGGATATGGCACGCCTGGACAAGGACATGCAGAGCATCTGGGTGGTCAACAAGGACGGTGGAAACGTGAGTAAAGATTAGCtgcttaacaaaaaaaaaaatataagccATTTATTCAACTATTTTAGAAAGTGGATTCTAAGAAGCTGGAAAAGGCAGAGGCCAAGCTTCAGCAGAAGCAGGAGAAGCGGCAGGAGGTGAACAAGCACGGCATGATTCCCGTTGCAGTTAAACTGCAGACGGCAACGGCTTCCCAGGTGACCAACAAAAAGAACACTAAGCTGGACCAGAAGGGCCTCAACCGGTCCATGGACATCAAGATTGAGAACTTCGATCTGGCCTTTGGCGAAAAGTAAGATAACGTTACAAGCTAGAAACACAGATCTTAACAACTTGGTAATGTCCTTCAGGGTTCTTCTGCAAAATGCAAATCTTCTGCTTTCCTTCGGACGGCGATATGGACTGGTGGGTAGAAACGGTCTGGGCAAGACCACTCTATTGAGGATGATTGCCGAGCGGCAGCTGCAGATTCCCTCCCACATTTCGGTCCTTCACGTGGAGCAGGAAGTTGTGGGCGACGATACGGCAGCCGTGGACAGCGTTTTGGAGTGCGACACAGAACGAACAAGGCTGCTCGCCCGCGAGAAGGAGATCCTGGCCGCCTTGAACAATGGAGTTCAGGATGCGGCGCTTTCCAGCGAGCTGAGTGAGACATACGCTGCTCTACAGAACATTGAGGCGGATAAGGCGGTGGCGCGGGCATCTGTGATACTGAAGGGATTGGGTTTCGACGCGGATATGCAGCTGCGACCGACGAAATCTTTCTCGGGTGGGTGGCGCATGCGTCTGGCGTTGGCGAGAGCTCTCTTCTCCAAGCCAGATCTTCTCCTGCTCGATGAGCCGACGAACATGTTGGACATTAAGGCCATCATTTGGTTAGAGAATTACTTGCAGTCGTGGCCAACCACGATACTGGTTGTCTCCCACGATCGTAATTTCCTCGATACCGTGCCGACGGACATTATTCACCTGCACTCTCAGGAACTGGAGGCTTACAAGTAAGTACTTTAAATCCATACACCGAATTGGTAACAAAATTATCTTATCTTCTCCAAAAGGGGAAACTACGAGCAATTCGAGAAGACCAAGACGGAGAAACTGAAGGCCCAGCGCAGGGAATATGAGGCTCAAATGGCTCACAGAGCTCACGTCCAGGAGTTCATCGACCGCTTCCGTTACAATGCGAACCGCGCCTCATCCGTACAATCCAAAATTAAGATGCTCGAGAAACTGTAAATGGAAGCTCCGTTTGTTTGTGAATCTATGATTATGTTACCGACCATTTCAGGCCTGAACTCAAGCCCGTGGAAAAGGAGACTGTGGTAACGCTCAAGTTTCCCGATGTGGAACCCCTTAACCCTCCCGTTATGGCCATTTCGGAGGTCTCCTTCCGCTACAACCCGGAGGATCCACTGCCCATCTTCAAGGGCGTCAATCTCTCGGCTACCTCGGACTCCAGGATCTGCATAGTCGGAGAGAACGGTGCAGGCAAGTCCACGCTCCTAAAGATCATCGTGGGCCAACTTAGCACCATACATGGGAACATTGTAATGCACCGAGGATTGCGAATCGGCTACTTCGCCCAGCATCACGTGGACCATCTGAACATGAATGTGACATGTGTGGGCGTCTTGGCGGAGCTGTTTCCCGGACGACCCGATGAGGAGTATCGGCGGCAATTGGGCAGTTTCGGAATATCGGGTCCACTAGCCCTGCAAAGCATTGCCAGCTTGTCCGGGGGACAGAAATCGCGTGTGGCCTTAGCAAAGATGTGCATGGGTAGGTCTATTcgataaacaaacaaaacattttcaatTGAAATGAATACTTTGTAGCGGAACCCAACTTCCTGGTGCTCGACGAACCGACCAATCACTTGGACATTGAAACAATTGACGCTCTTGGCCGAGCAATTAATGACTTTAAGGTATAGCGCTGCGTAGTTACTTGTCGTTGTCATTTTATAAccattttcttatatttttattagggCGGCGTCATTCTGGTTTCTCACGACGAGCGACTCATCAAGGTCATTTGCAAGGAGCTCTGGGTTTGCGGCAACCGCACCGTCAGAGCCATCGAAGGTGGCCTGGATGAGTACAAGCGGGAGGTGTACAAGGAAATCGAAGCTAATAGTTGAatttaatgtttatattatttgcCCTCATTATTGTGAAACAGCTTAGCAATAAATTTAACTAATGTGAAACACAAAGCTTGATTTAAATCAATTGATTCAATTGAAATATTGTTAATAGAACAATTATTTTTGtgaaatactttttatggCTTCAAGTTTCAGGCTTCTCCTCCCTGCTTAAGACCATCTCCCGACTGCTGATATAGTTTCCTTCGCAGTTCAAAGAGCAACAGCGTGAGAGCAGAGGCCACATTTAGGCTATCGATTCCAGCTGCCAAGGGTATGTAGACGCACTTTCCCTTTCCTCCAACCAGGTTCTTGAAcctaaaaatgcattttaattaaaactcaaAACTTTACTAGCTTATGTGGCACTTTTTCTCCTACCTGTAAGCAGCCTCACTGACTCCATGGCTCTCTCCACCAAttatcagaaaattttgagcTCCTACATCACTAATATCGGCATAATCGATGGTCTCGTGGCTCTCCCGCTTCTCCAGATTGTTCTCCGCTATGAACACGCGACAGTCGTTTGAAACCTCCGGGGGTACGatgttggccagctcctcCCAGGTCACGTCATCCAAAA contains the following coding sequences:
- the LOC108132592 gene encoding UPF0389 protein CG9231, which codes for MFNKAAMVGAMVRRSFGTTQLMRQTIKNHEPNNLERKMLVWSGKYKSQAEVPSFVSQDEMERCRNKMRIRLANIMIGLTAIGCAIMIYSGKQAAKRGESVTKMNLEWHKQFNESNPDAKAAPATK
- the LOC108132744 gene encoding ATP-binding cassette sub-family F member 3, producing MSEYTIILQREFPKIDSELLTYVEGVLSGSEEDFETGDDVFDAVGDILQSVDCDRPEESIRELCDQFLNIMKNNGVSVERKVLNAPVNIAEMAKDMARLDKDMQSIWVVNKDGGNKVDSKKLEKAEAKLQQKQEKRQEVNKHGMIPVAVKLQTATASQVTNKKNTKLDQKGLNRSMDIKIENFDLAFGEKVLLQNANLLLSFGRRYGLVGRNGLGKTTLLRMIAERQLQIPSHISVLHVEQEVVGDDTAAVDSVLECDTERTRLLAREKEILAALNNGVQDAALSSELSETYAALQNIEADKAVARASVILKGLGFDADMQLRPTKSFSGGWRMRLALARALFSKPDLLLLDEPTNMLDIKAIIWLENYLQSWPTTILVVSHDRNFLDTVPTDIIHLHSQELEAYKGNYEQFEKTKTEKLKAQRREYEAQMAHRAHVQEFIDRFRYNANRASSVQSKIKMLEKLPELKPVEKETVVTLKFPDVEPLNPPVMAISEVSFRYNPEDPLPIFKGVNLSATSDSRICIVGENGAGKSTLLKIIVGQLSTIHGNIVMHRGLRIGYFAQHHVDHLNMNVTCVGVLAELFPGRPDEEYRRQLGSFGISGPLALQSIASLSGGQKSRVALAKMCMAEPNFLVLDEPTNHLDIETIDALGRAINDFKGGVILVSHDERLIKVICKELWVCGNRTVRAIEGGLDEYKREVYKEIEANS